In Quercus robur chromosome 10, dhQueRobu3.1, whole genome shotgun sequence, a genomic segment contains:
- the LOC126702339 gene encoding 2-alkenal reductase (NADP(+)-dependent)-like: MASGGDDEQVRNKQVILKDYVSGFPKESDMYVSTNGTIRLKVPEGSNGVVVKNLYLSCDPCIRNLMKKPITGNHDMESIDNLKPGLPIIGFGVAKVLDSGHPSFKKGDLVWGNTKWEEYSLITNSQFLFKIQHTNVPLSNYTGILGMPGLTAYVGFYGICSPKRGENVFISAASGAVGQLVGQFAKLLGCYVVGSAGSKEKVDLLKNKFKFDEAFNYKEVSDLDATLKRYFPAGIDIYFENVGGKMLDAVLLNMRAHGRIAGCGMISQYNLDKPEGVHNLMHLIYKRVRMEGFVVTDYFHLYPKFLEFILPHIAEGKIVYVEDIAEGLESGPSALIGLFSGLNVGKQVVFVARE, translated from the exons ATGGCAAGTGGTGGTGATGATGAGCAAGTGAGAAACAAGCAAGTGATCCTAAAGGACTACGTGTCTGGTTTCCCTAAAGAATCAGACATGTACGTGAGTACCAATGGTACCATAAGATTGAAGGTCCCAGAAGGTTCAAATGGGGTTGTGGTGAAGAATCTCTACCTGTCATGTGATCCTTGCATCCGGAACCTTATGAAGAAGCCCATTACAGGAAATCATGACATGGAATCCATTGACAACTTGAAGCCCGGTTTG CCCATTATTGGATTTGGCGTGGCTAAAGTTTTGGATTCTGGGCATCCAAGTTTCAAGAAAGGCGACTTAGTTTGGGGAAATACTAAATGGGAAGAATATAGTTTGATTACAAATTCTCAGTTCTTATTTAAAATCCAACACACTAACGTGCCTCTCTCCAATTATACTGGCATTCTTG GTATGCCTGGTTTAACTGCTTATGTTGGGTTTTATGGGATATGCTCTCCTAAAAGAGGAGAGAATGTCTTCATTTCTGCAGCTTCTGGGGCAGTTGGTCAGCTTGTTGGGCAGTTTGCAAAGTTGTTAGGTTGCTATGTTGTTGGAAGTGCTGGAAGCAAAGAAAAG GTTGATTTGCTGAAGAATAAATTCAAGTTTGACGAGGCTTTCAACTATAAAGAAGTGTCTGACTTGGATGCCACTTTAAAGAG GTACTTTCCGGCTGGAATTGACATTTACTTTGAGAATGTTGGGGGAAAGATGCTTGATGCAGTGCTACTCAACATGAGAGCCCATGGTCGCATTGCTGGTTGCGGCATGATCTCACAGTACAACCTTGACAAGCCTGAAGGAGTGCACAATTTAATGCATCTGATATACAAACGGGTTCGAATGGAAGGATTTGTTGTTACTGATTACTTTCACCTCTACCCAAAGTTTCTGGAGTTTATTCTGCCTCACATTGCTGAAGGGAAGATTGTGTATGTGGAAGACATAGCTGAAGGCCTCGAGAGTGGCCCATCAGCACTTATTGGGCTATTTTCTGGCCTCAATGTTGGTAAACAGGTAGTTTTCGTTGCTCGGGAATGA